The window TCATTTTGATCAAAGCAAGGTTAGATCTGAGATTAGATTGCGTGAAGGGCGTGCTAGGCCGATTGATATCCTAACCAAGCACCTCAATGGATCTGATGATTTGGATATAGAAATAAATGAACCATACATGGTGTTCAAGGTTAATATTTAGATCTACAGCAATCCATATCTCCTTTTCCTTTAACTGATATAAATTATGATGTAATATATTATAGCCCTTGAAAACTTATTGAACCTTTTCCTTAGTATGACTAAAGATTTCCAGCCTTAAATGTCAATATTGTTTTTGAcaatttaaataacaatttgATGTATATGGTGCAGGGCTTGACAGTAAAGGAAATGGAAGAACTTCATGATGACATCAAAATGCATCTGGACCTTGACAGGGACACACCCACCCATGTAGAATATTGGGAGGTATCATCTTTATCCATTGTTTAGTTAGTTACTTTATAGTCCTTCACAGAGTACTAATTACTTAATAATTTCTACCTTATCTAGTTAGTTATTAATACTATCATCTTGTTTTATTCACCTTAGGTTATATTGGATGTGACTATGACTTTGAAGTTTCAATCTTATCTAGTAATGGCATAAAGGATCACATTTATGATTCGATTCAGAAATCATAAAAAAGTGATGCAAAGgaccaaaacagctgaaattcAAGGTTATTAATATCTATATGTTGTTAGTAATAATGTAATTTCATTCATATGTATCTTGGCACTCTCTCAAATTGTAGAAcataaaacaacaaaatgaaCGTTGGAGGCAATATGCTAGATAAAGAATATGCTTAATATATAATATCGTTATTTGTGAATATTTTTGTAGCTTCTCTGtgaatatgtttttgttattattagcATAATACATTAGTTTTTGTGAGTTGTGATATATCATTATGTGTATTAGCATACTAATATAATTGCATtactaaagagaaaataatgcaGATTGACATGCATGTCTATGCCTGTTAAATGTTAATATGCCAATATTTTATAGTTTAGTTTAGATTGTTACTgatttgcatatttttttaattttaaatattggcATAAATATTAGtacataatattattaaaatttaattttaaatgtagATGACATATCTGGTTCAATTAGTAATCGGACCACTTGAACTGATTCCTCATAAAACTAACTAGCAACTTTTCCTGAAATTCTTTGGTTTGGGTTTTAAAATACTTTCAGAAAAATCTTATGGAAATTAAGTGGAAATATCATGTCTATGTACTTACATATGCTTGAATACAATCATGTCAAAGAACTTGtagttttgaatttgaactgTTAGGTAATAGCATAGGGATAATgtcctttaattatttactttttatttctaaaagagCATTTGAACACTGTCTTCTATAGTTCTATTAATTTCTTAGTGCCATTGAAAACAGATATTTGCAAAGGTATGGCTGTATATAAGTATAAACTGTTTAGCattgaatatttcttttttgtcaaaattgaatGTTATAGAATGAAGttcttgctctctctctctctcttaaatCTGGTGGGGATTTGTGAGGTATCGaggtttttggtttttatagtttgaaatgTTGAATTTATTGAGTTGTAACATCAGGGAGTTGTCTGGTGAAGATCCATACAATTGGTGTAGTGTCTTTTATCCGACTATGCATGTCATGTCATGTTTGTGGTTTATATgtacatataaatttattattatatgaattgGATCCCAGATAGATTAGTTGCCttaatctttttctcttttgttttagtTCACTCATATGGCCATTGTGGGTGACTTCCTTAACATGTAATGCTATGGATCTTGACACTAAATTAGTCATGTCATAATTCATGTTCTAAGTTGAAGTCTTCTTGGTCAATATCTTCATACAGGCACTCCTTCTGGTTTGTGATTGGGAGCTAGCTGAAGCTCGAAAAAAGGATGCAATTGATCGAGCTAGGGTGCGTGGTGAAGAACCTCCCGCAGATCTGCTTGCAGAAGAAAGGGGTCTGCATTACAGTGTTGAGCCAGATGTGAAGAATCTTTTGCAGGGGAAAACACATGCAGAATTGGAAGCTTATCAGGTGCATACAGAGTCAGAGATGCGTACTGGTACAGCAAAAGTGGTTGAGTACTGGGAGGCAGTTTTAAAACACCTCCACATATATAAGGCCAAGGTAATCTCTGCCACTTTTTAAGTTACATGCCTTTAAATAATGGATAAGTTCGCTCCATTATTACATTGCTGTAAATACAGGCTTGTTTAAAGGAAATTCATGCCAAGATGTTATGCAAGCACTTGCAACGCCCTGAACAACCATTGGAGGATGAAGATGAATTGGAAGATGCTCAAGTTAGAAACTCTGAGGACGATACTGAGCACTATGCTAAAGGTATAAGCCTTTTGTGactgttaatttaatttataagctTCCTCCATTCCAAATTTCATGTTGATATTTGTTTGATCTTTATTGTGTAGTCCAATATGCAGATGAATCATTTTCACCAGAACCCAttaaaggagaagttcaagaagCCAAAGATCAGGCTGGCTCATTTTCACCGGAACTGTTTCATGGTGATGAAAATGAGGAAGCTATTGACCCTGAAGAGGATCGAGCTCTACTGGTAATCTTTAAACATGGTTTTTAACAATAATCTCTCTTTGTGTGGGTATGTTTGTGTGTGTCAAGTGTATAGACTAACTCTACGATGATGGTACATTCATAGGAGCAGAAACGCATGGCTGTAAAGGAAGAGCAGCAAAGACAAATTCAGGAAGCAATGGCATCAAAGCCTGCTCCATCTGAAGATAATTTTGAGATGAAGGCCATGAAAGCTATGGGAGCTATGGAAGATGGGGACGCAGTGTTTGGCTCTGGTGCTGAAGTGAATCTAGATTCAGAGGTACCCTGCCTTGGTTATTTATGCAAATTTCATTCTTgttgaaatttcatcaaatgcTTGTCCCCTTCTATGATTCTTAGAAATTTACATGTTTGATAGATTGAAAGTTACTTAGTTCATAGTACAAAGTTCTGAATTTGTGAAACTACTATATGAAAGGACGTGGGTGATTATTTACATATCCTTTGGAGTTGGACTCGTTAGTTACTTCTTTCCGTAGAAAAAGTTGACGATGGAGGGGATAAATATACTTTCATTGGTACATGTTATTATTGTAGGGAGAAATAAATGCTTGTtatctatattttcatatttaaagttTCTGATGTAATCAGTTGTTAATGTTGGAACAGGTTTATTGGTGGCATGACAAATACAGAGCCAGGAAGCCGAAGTATTTCAACCGTGTTCACACTGGATATGAATGGAATAAATACAATCAGACTCACTACGATCATGACAATCCACCTCCAAAGGTTGTACAAGGGTATAAATTTAACATCTTCTACCCAGATCTTGTAGACAAGACAAAAGCTCCAACTTACACTATTGAGAAGGATGGCAGCAATGGTGAGACTTGCATCATAAGATTTCATGCAGGGCCACCATACGAAGACATTGTAAGTCTACTTTTTCTCGATGTTACGAAagcttttaaatttttcaacCAAATTACCGATTTCATGTGTCTTCAGACACTGGCTTACATTCTGGTTTTCTCTCCTACCGGTTGGCTTCCATTTTGAAGAGTAAGGTGTGCATCCGAGTATGTTAAGCTGCTGGCATTAGAGTTTCTTTTAGATATTTGGAGGAATTGTCCAACCAACATTGAACAAAACCTGATTACTGTATTTTGATGATACATTTGACTTGAAAGTTAAATGTTGAAAGAATTAGTGGTGGACAGAGAACAATATGAATTGCGGTTTCTGCTCGTATACAATTGAAAGTGAGAACAAATACGGTTTTCTTTCTTCCGTgtgttttgtttccttttttgtaATCACATCTGATAATCTTGTTTACTCCGAGCAAAAATTAGTCCTGAATTGAAACAATCAATTCAATCAAAGTTTCAaacttattctttttttctaataataggTTGGAATCAGTCTAGAAACAGGTTAAATTTTCGGTTCATTAACATCATGGGAAAAAGTAAGGGCCTTTAGGTGGGACGacatcattttcttctcttaaaatGTCAAAATAGCACTCTGAATATTAAATCATTGCATTAACCTTCAACTATCTTTACGGGAGTCCTGCAGAACCAAAAATCATTGATATTAAAAGGATTACTATAATATatagaataaagaaaaattacgaCATATTTACCCGAATGGACTTTGTTTGATAGAAAGCAATTCAATGTCCAACTGCAGTTCGAAAATAGCAAGCCGTAAATTGTATAGAACAATAGAATAAAGGCTTAAATGCAATTATAGtcttcttattcttattttgttttatccgtaattatggtcccttcattttaaaattaagatatttgatcatcttattttttaaaatatgtgattttaatCCTCTCATTTTAAATTAGAGACATTTAATCctcttattttagaaaattactatttggttaaattctcaattttgtctacgttttatttcttttcttttgatctAATTGAACTCTAAACCTAACATATTCACTTAAGATATTATCaagaaatgatttaattaattacaaaataagaaataaaagaaataaaacaaagataaaattaaagattaaaccaaaaattatagatttttcaAAATACGAAAACCAAAATTACGGATTTTCTAAAATATGCGGACCAAATGTTTGTATTTTGAAATGCGGAACCAGAATtgcagattttttttaaatagaggATCAAAtgtctcaattttaaaatagaaggaTCAAACTTGTGGATTAAGTAAAATAAACTaaccaaaattacatttaagccTAACATAAAAGACTGGAGAAATAGACAGAGAGCCTTAAAGATAATAAATGTAGATAAACTTTAAGACATTCCTTACCAACAAGTTTTCTATTTTGGTTCAcagttattttatacttttgattACAGAATCTGATATCTAGTGTAGGAAGGGATAGGTTAAAGTGGAGGGAGAAAGAGCTTGGTTGGGTGAAAGTAGTCACTTCTTACTTCAAACATGTCTTTGAACTAAAGCAATTCATTGAATGCGAGTGAAACACAAGAGGTTTTCAGCAAGCTTCGGGGTTCATGAAAACTTGTGTTTTACTGAGAAAGACAACCTTATCAACCAAGCtgattaaattttgattaaactGTTTTAGACTTGAACAGGAAAAGGTTGGAAGCAGTCTTGCAATTGAAATGTGGGAGACCAAGGAAACGGAGCTAAAATGCTAATTGTAGCATTAACTTACTGGAACAAATCTTAACAAAGAGATCAGAATAATTCACCTCTATTGTTGAATTGGGAGGGATTTCTTGGACTCCTTTGCTTCCATAGGCAAGTTCAGGAGGAACAATTAACAGCCGCTGCAGAAAACTTACTAAATTACTGCTTGATGAAGCATATGATCCAACCTAAAATCTAAACAATTTTAACCCCTCTCAAGTAAAACTACTTACACACATACTATAATAGCTTCTGAGCTTAAAAAATTTAGTGAGATGTCAAGAACTCACCCAACttgtaattttataatcttagaggtataaatattttaaaatataaaatctttgAATACTTATTTggcaataaaatatacaaagataaagcaaaacaaaacataatctatagtaatataaatttcaattcattGTAGTTGTTCAGTAGTTCCCTTAGACTTAGTAGAGGCCCAATGAAGTATGAAGCTTCCCATCAAATAGATAAAAGGATTTGCATGTTGCACACTTAATTTTAATGATTGTCAAGATTTTCAGTGGCATTCTTAACCAAACAGAGACCTTGCTCCTAGAATATGTTCTCACCTGGCCTCCTACTCGCATGCCTTGTACTCCTAAATCCAACCCTTTAAGGACTGTTCCTCTCTCAGATTGGCCTACATCAAATCCATAGGGCTGCAATAATTTAAGCATGTCCTCATCAATTGACAAGTAAATTTTCCAACAAAAAGGTATCATGGATTTATGCATAATGATCATCCTGAATTTTCTGTAAGTGTTATCAATTATCATTATGTAACAAGGAAAAGACATGGAATCAGAAATCAGGTGGACACACATTCCATACCATAAGCACATATATTTGGGCACGAATAAtatgcaaaaagaaaatacattacagCAAGCCTACAATTGCACATTGTGTCAAAACATACgtctattattaatattaaaacaatattGAGTATAAGTGGAGGTAGGAGTGCATCTTTCTGCAATTATAGAACTACATGTTTCATGTCAAACCATATAACAATTCAATTATACAACCAGTAAGTAATGCAGGAAATTCATAATTTCAGTGGTTTGTTAACAAAAGCTATGATTGGAATGTAAACAAAACAGTGAAGTATTTTGGTCAAGAGGAAAGAGCATCTAATTTTGAATCTAATATTCAAAGGTGATTCAAGGTTGAGCTTTTTTTATCAGATCAAGACCAGTTAGTCTACTAGGCAATATAACACACTTAACATAAATGTGACAAATTTTGTCGTAGAGGTGTATAAGAGGAACTGCCTTCTTTATAAAAGGAAGAACCTGTTCACTTAGAACAATCAACAAGAGAATAAATAGTTTTTTGAAACTGTAAATCTCTACAGAAATAATGGAAATGATAGGGTTCATTTTCTCATGCAATGCATTTGAATTTCAGGTTTCCTAACTGCTAGACTAATTGACCTTAATAAGGTAATATACAAAGAGGTTAAAATTTGGCAGAGATAATAGGATCATACCGTTCCTCCTCCAACGCCCATTCCTTGTCTACTAGTCATAAAGGTGATACCCTTCCATTTGGCGACATAATGAATCTACAATATGATAATCTGATTATTTCTGAATTATGAGTAATATAGTTAATCACTGATAAACTGCACTTGCAAATGAAAATCAGGATTTAGGAGGGGGAGGGGGGAGGTGAAACTGGTAAGATCAGTATATATGAATGCATATGCCAGACTATCagaattaaaaagagaaaattgcaTAGTAATCTTATTCCAGAATGAATCAGGTGCAGTTTCCACTTTATTTTGACAATTAAATGAATCTGTGTGATAAACAATGCAATAAAATATTACTTGAGAATTGAGATTGAGGCAGCTCAGATATAGTTGTCATCAGGCCATGTAATTCTGGACTGGAGGGTTCAAAGTTGACAATAACAAATGACCAAGTGACCAACAAATTTAAGTTTCTGATTGTTAAATCTTTTGGTTCTTCTCACCTCTCAGATCACAGATTGTTGTCTTTTGGTCCAAAATCTCAGTGACAATCcattttatgtaaattttaatcCTCATAATATATCTTGTATGCTTAACCCTTAAGTACCACATATGTTTCCATCAGTTTCACAGGTGAAAACATTGACTAGCTTTGAGTACTGTGACAGTTTCCCCTACAAAAAATTCTTGAATTGACAAACTATATGGTAATCCCACACATTTAGTTAATAGCTTGATGAGTCAACTTTGTATATAACATGCAAAAGCACTAATGAGTGAAACATATTTAACTGGGTCACAACCGTACTGCAACACGGGATCCCATTTTAGCTTCAGCTCCATTCCCAACCTTCAAATCATAGTACCTGAAGATATCACAGTTTCATCACAGAGCAGCCTCCAACTAGCAATACACatcttaaaaatgaaataaaaaaaaatagtgtgaaCTGTGAAAGTTTAAAGATTACCAATGGAAGAGAAACCGAACTTAAGACTAGTCTACAAAATGCTACAAAAGTGACAAATTCTGTTTCTATAGGTTAAAGAAAACTTGATCTATTTGAAGGGCTTTAACACACTTTAGTCATCGGAACCTGATACTAAAGCAGATGGAAGAAAGATTCACAATCAAAGGGATTTCAAaggtgattaaaaatataacatatactCACTTCAAACCATTGGGCAAGGTTGTATAATCACTTTCAGGAATTTTGGCTCCTCTTAGCTGCAGAAAACAGAGTGGAAAATTCTAATTAGTACTCACTTTTCAGaaccatcattttttttttccaaataaaataaCAGAAGAGAAGAATGGGACACATACAGCTCTTCTACTTGTGCTAACAGCTCCAGCCACATCACATGCATAGACTCCAGCAACTAACATAAGATAAAAACATTTAAGCAATCTCATAGAATGGAACATAGAAAGAGAATCTTGGAAGATAGTTAACTAATAACCTATAACTAACCAGTTGTGAGGAGACAACTGAGTAATGCTCTCCTTCCTTCAATACTTAAAGAAACTGTAACTGGTTCTGCAGCAGTTTTACTTGTGGAAGAATGTGAGCAGTGGCATGGTAACCACCTATATGAACCATTGTTGTAAAGTCTTTTGTGTGTCCCTGTGGAGTTAAGGAATTGCCTCAGCTTACTTTAGACttagattaaaaaaagtgtatggAGAAGCAGAGAAGAGAAAAGTTACTTGTCAAGGTAAGGGGGCAATTGAGAATCATAGGATGGTGCTGATGGTGGAACACAGAGAGTTTCATGGTGTTGGATTGTTGGTTTGGTTGATACTGTACAGTGAGATCAGAATTTTGTTTAGTTagcttccttttctttttgtttttggttagagaggaaagagagaaaatattgaGAGGATAACGTGGTTGATTCCATCCACAATTTTGAAGCATTCAGAAATCACAGGTTTTGACTTGCTTTACAACATAGAATATTGGGTTATTCATATAATTGATATTGATATGTCACCAACAAACCATATTCTGGGGTAAAATTTGAGTAACGATATGCTCAAAATCTTAATGGATTCGGTACTTTATATAATGGGAAATTTCTAATATTTGGTCTATTCCGGTAATGGgagataattaaattaaaacgaAGACATTTTGTGTACGACGAGGAAAAATCTATCAAGATCCCACatgacaacaaaaaacaaatccaACATCGAAAATAGAACACGCATTCACTACtatatcttttgatttattcaatgttttctttcttttgtatatGAAATTAATGAATTCAACTTTTactatctttattttctttatcaagaagtgtgaaaaaaaatactgcatagatgttgaatttttaatatttaactgGATATTCCATCAATATAATTGAGATTAATTCTTAAGTCAGGAGTGGTGATTACTGACTAGGAAGAAAATTCTCATAATGGCGATTCCAGTAAATAtggatttttaaataataacacGTGTACAAAGTACAAACACACGAGATGTTCAAGTTACATTACGAATAGTACTCGGGTGTCTACGGCAGGCTTCATCCATTctaaaataaagtatatttgCACTGATTTGGTACTAAGTCCTAAtgtgatataattttatttgaataaggtaaaattatagagtgacaaaattttctttaaagtaATATCTAAATTTGGATTCCAGAACATTAATTAAGTAGaataattttatgtcaattATTTCAcgtatgttatttattttaaagaaatgattATGTAAAAACATGGAAAGCTTTTCTTGAAAAGGTAATTATTTTCCTAAATCTAGTCATTTCCAAAACTTTTACTCAAGTTTCTAACCATATGAATCGAGTCCTGGTGTAACATAAATAGTTgacattataataataataaaaaaagattataattGACATTGACCTAATCACCTTAAAATTAAGATTGTTTATTCTTTCATTTAAGCTGTCTCTAAAATGCAATCCTTTAAACATGCCTAACCTAACCACAAATTTCACTAGTTTTTGCATATTTGGTCTTGCTGCAAAGTTCCATGCCTCTCAATAAAAGcttacatgttttatttttgcattaGAATTAATTCTAGGCTAGCATTCATTCATTCTGAAATTTAGAACAGATTGATACATGATTAAAGAAAACGACTCATTATTTAATAAAGCCCCCATGCCTTACAACAATGTACAAATTATTACGAAATGGCATCATCATTTATTTTGCAACAAACGCAGTTCACTGCTTCTATACCAACATCCAAGTTTCTTTATTGTCTAGTATCAATAGCTATATTGTGATGGCCAAAACTTAGATCCAGTTCTTAAGGAgtgttttgtgttgtttttcaatcagAGTTATATTTTCATAAGATGAAACTTCACTTCTGattgaaaaacaacataaaaagaCTTTAAAAACTTTATCTAAGTTTTGTTCTATCATGATCATGACTTAGTCTAATTatcttttgacttttttttatagggAAGAGTTGCAATGCTATTTGGATTCAAGCACTAGAGCAGAACCTTGCACTTGGAGGAACTTGTGGTTTCTTTGATCCATAGGAACCAGAATGCATATCAAGGCACTTAATTTCAGGCTTCACTCTTACCTTTTCACTTCCTTCAACCCACCTCTTGAGCCTCTTAAGCAACTTTCTCCTTTTGGAAGAAGCATGATCACCATGAGCAGAACCATTGCGATGCTCCAAAAGGGAATGATGCAATTCATGCTCTGACTCATACACCTCTACATGGTCTCTATCTTGCTCATGTTGTTCTTCATAGTGCCTCATTAGCTCTTCCCTTAAGCAAGCATTGACCCTCCTCAAATGAATCAGCTCTTCAACTTCAGTTACGCGTTCCTTCTTGACCTCCTCCAATTCATTGAGAACCTTGTTGTAGTCTTCCTTACTCACATCTCTTGATTCAACCtccaaataatatttcaaaggTTTTCTATGTATCTTTTCCTTGTCTGACTTAGACACATACCCTTCTGCGGTTTCAAGCTTCTTGGCGACCTCATTCTTCTCATCCTCCAATTGGTCCAAAATCCTTTGCAGCTCTATGATTTCACCCTTTAACTTGTTAATGACACTGACCCTTGTTTGCAAGGCATCATGGTTTCTCAATATCACtgcttctttctctttgatcttCAAAGCCTGACCCTTTATCAAACGAGATTTGGCCTTTGAGTCCCTAAGTAGCCTTTGAACCCTCCTTTGAAGCACCCTATTCTGTGATTTCCAATACTGAAGCTGTTCAATAACACTCATGTATTGGACTACAAAACTCTCCAACCTCATAGTCTCGGTCTCTATCGACGAAATCTCTTTACTCAAGAACTCGGCGCGATCATTCTCCAAAGACAACAAGTTTTTTACCTCTAGAAGCAAAGATTCTTGTTCCTTCATTTCACAATACAGCTCGAACTGCAAACGCAAGGCCAATTCCCTCATTTGAAGTCCTTCAATTTGGCTTCTTAGGCTAGTGATCTCTTGTTCCAAACAAGGGTTGTTGTATTCATGGATCACCAAGCTCCCAGAAAGAACACTGCTATTCATGGGAGAAGGTGATGATTCTTCATcttcaaaagaagaaagattGTGATGAAAGCTTTCTTCATGTTTAGTTCCCTGATGACAAGTGATCTTTGGAGAACCACACTCATTTTCTGGTGAAGAAAAAACTTTGGTAGACAAGTTTTTCCTTGCAACAATCCATGCATAGATCAAACCAGCAAAAGATGCAGCCAAGGGAACACCAGCTTTGAGGATTACTGGCTTCAGATTCTCCGCCTTCAGTGCTGTGAGTCCCATCAAAGAAGAATAGAGATTTTGGTTTCAATTGAAAACTATGCCAATGAAATTAAATCTGAATTTTGATCCTTCTTATGGTGCCAATGGTTTAAAGAAAGTTGCATAACTTTGTTTACTTTACTTGGTTGTCCTTTGTTTATAGGAATAGTGGCGTGTGTGTAGCTTTTTGACCACTCCAAGAGGTCTTCTAAGGCACCATCAACCCCTCCTCGTGCTCTAAGGAATCTTGTTCCTTTCCGTGTCAATCAATTGCACTCTGAAATTGATATTTGCCATGTCGGGCTTCTTTTCTTCCATGATCTCTACGTGTGATTTAGATAATTATAGTTAATAGTATTATATTCTCCATATGTTAAAACACATGAGGTTTAAGATTATTAGTTTATATTCTCTAAATGTTCAAACACATGAGGTAACTTTTAGAAACGAGTACTCTAATAGTCTAATGTGAACAAACACTTTACActtattatttctcttttatctttcttaacAATCATATTATATTACCTATTATTAAACTCGTCAAGAGTTTGGTATTAAGTATTAtcacattaatattattttcctttggCAAGAGTATTGCTATTGGGAGCAGTCTAGAACATCCAGGGACTCACGGTGCTAAAATCTCCATCACCTTAAAAAGAAAGTTCTTTGAGCGTTCCAGAGAGTTTATTTAACTTTGTACAAGTGATTTatgacttttttatataatttattttaataaatctcaaaattaagtttataaatACGATCTTATTTGACAAAAGCTTGTCGCATGGATTTAAttgaactttttatttaaatatacccTAGATAATTCTACTTTAGCCTTACAACACAAATTTATGCCCTGAAGCCGTGAATTCACATTATAAGCTAACAGCTTGTTacagatttatatatatatatatatatatatatatatatatatatatatatatatagaattagtGTTTTAGTCTATGAATTATTTGAGTAAATGTTTATGTTTTAGTTAATGTGAGTTGACAAAAATGACTAGGGATCTAGAGTTAACTCTTATCCTTTTTATGAATGCggattcaattcaatttttttcgtCAAAGAAAGTCTACGAGCCTACGACCAAAACTAAACAACactagaaaaataaatacaagaggcttcttccAATAAAGCACTAAATAAAAAGTCAGGAGGAAACTCAAATATGCTAAAGTGGCTATGCAAGATGAGATTCTATCTAAATAGTAAGATTAGATTCTATCTAGCGCTACTAAAAATTTGTTTGGTGGGTAACTGGGTAAGGTACTAATAAAACTACCTACTATTTAAGCTGTTCCTGTAATTTTCTGGGTGAACTACTTCTAACAGTCCCACCATTGGTACATTGTTTAATAGTGTTTAGGGTTTCTCTCCTCTCTACCaccttaaaatgtttatttttatgcaattaaaattaatagtaaataaatatttttcaatatataaattatattataattaaaattttataataaataaatgcatttgcctatataaattatattttagatttataataaattattcaaatatagtATAAGgttgtttttaaatattgataatcctattaaattattaaaatataatttagagatagagataaaagaagataaattgAAGGAGATAAACAATTaggaaaatcaaatatatagataaagataaaaacgaGAATAGTTTGACATAGTTGAGACTTAAGAGTTAAGACATAAtgtttttgattaattataaaaatggtaCGTAAAATATACATTCAAAGTATTGAAGAGAAAGAGTATTGTTATTCTCTAATTGAAATTCATGGCCAATTTGTTAACCtacataaacatatttttttgaagttagaaataaataaaatattttaattttatatgtatgtctttttaatatacttttgcCATCAAAAGTAAagtctcaatatttttttctaaaaa of the Glycine max cultivar Williams 82 chromosome 13, Glycine_max_v4.0, whole genome shotgun sequence genome contains:
- the LOC100775485 gene encoding cactin isoform X5, coding for MAEIEKVKKRREERALEKARHEEEMALLARERARAEFHDWQKREEEFHFDQSKVRSEIRLREGRARPIDILTKHLNGSDDLDIEINEPYMVFKGLTVKEMEELHDDIKMHLDLDRDTPTHVEYWEALLLVCDWELAEARKKDAIDRARVRGEEPPADLLAEERGLHYSVEPDVKNLLQGKTHAELEAYQVHTESEMRTGTAKVVEYWEAVLKHLHIYKAKACLKEIHAKMLCKHLQRPEQPLEDEDELEDAQVRNSEDDTEHYAKVQYADESFSPEPIKGEVQEAKDQAGSFSPELFHGDENEEAIDPEEDRALLEQKRMAVKEEQQRQIQEAMASKPAPSEDNFEMKAMKAMGAMEDGDAVFGSGAEVNLDSEVYWWHDKYRARKPKYFNRVHTGYEWNKYNQTHYDHDNPPPKVVQGYKFNIFYPDLVDKTKAPTYTIEKDGSNGETCIIRFHAGPPYEDITLAYILVFSPTGWLPF
- the LOC100775485 gene encoding cactin isoform X7, with product MAEIEKVKKRREERALEKARHEEEMALLARERARAEFHDWQKREEEFHFDQSKVRSEIRLREGRARPIDILTKHLNGSDDLDIEINEPYMVFKGLTVKEMEELHDDIKMHLDLDRDTPTHVEYWEALLLVCDWELAEARKKDAIDRARVRGEEPPADLLAEERGLHYSVEPDVKNLLQGKTHAELEAYQVHTESEMRTGTAKVVEYWEAVLKHLHIYKAKACLKEIHAKMLCKHLQRPEQPLEDEDELEDAQVRNSEDDTEHYAKVQYADESFSPEPIKGEVQEAKDQAGSFSPELFHGDENEEAIDPEEDRALLEQKRMAVKEEQQRQIQEAMASKPAPSEDNFEMKAMKAMGAMEDGDAVFGSGAEVNLDSEVYWWHDKYRARKPKYFNRVHTGYEWNKYNQTHYDHDNPPPKVVQGYKFNIFYPDLVDKTKAPTYTIEKDGSNGETCIIRFHAGPPYEDISKVCIRVC
- the LOC100775485 gene encoding cactin isoform X2 gives rise to the protein MAEIEKVKKRREERALEKARHEEEMALLARERARAEFHDWQKREEEFHFDQSKVRSEIRLREGRARPIDILTKHLNGSDDLDIEINEPYMVFKGLTVKEMEELHDDIKMHLDLDRDTPTHVEYWEALLLVCDWELAEARKKDAIDRARVRGEEPPADLLAEERGLHYSVEPDVKNLLQGKTHAELEAYQVHTESEMRTGTAKVVEYWEAVLKHLHIYKAKACLKEIHAKMLCKHLQRPEQPLEDEDELEDAQVRNSEDDTEHYAKVQYADESFSPEPIKGEVQEAKDQAGSFSPELFHGDENEEAIDPEEDRALLKRMAVKEEQQRQIQEAMASKPAPSEDNFEMKAMKAMGAMEDGDAVFGSGAEVNLDSEVYWWHDKYRARKPKYFNRVHTGYEWNKYNQTHYDHDNPPPKVVQGYKFNIFYPDLVDKTKAPTYTIEKDGSNGETCIIRFHAGPPYEDIVSLLFLDVTKAFKFFNQITDFMCLQTLAYILVFSPTGWLPF
- the LOC100775485 gene encoding cactin isoform X1, with amino-acid sequence MAEIEKVKKRREERALEKARHEEEMALLARERARAEFHDWQKREEEFHFDQSKVRSEIRLREGRARPIDILTKHLNGSDDLDIEINEPYMVFKGLTVKEMEELHDDIKMHLDLDRDTPTHVEYWEALLLVCDWELAEARKKDAIDRARVRGEEPPADLLAEERGLHYSVEPDVKNLLQGKTHAELEAYQVHTESEMRTGTAKVVEYWEAVLKHLHIYKAKACLKEIHAKMLCKHLQRPEQPLEDEDELEDAQVRNSEDDTEHYAKVQYADESFSPEPIKGEVQEAKDQAGSFSPELFHGDENEEAIDPEEDRALLEQKRMAVKEEQQRQIQEAMASKPAPSEDNFEMKAMKAMGAMEDGDAVFGSGAEVNLDSEVYWWHDKYRARKPKYFNRVHTGYEWNKYNQTHYDHDNPPPKVVQGYKFNIFYPDLVDKTKAPTYTIEKDGSNGETCIIRFHAGPPYEDIVSLLFLDVTKAFKFFNQITDFMCLQTLAYILVFSPTGWLPF